AAGACCAGTCCCAGCACGAGCATGAACACAAGGGAGCCGAAGGTGCTCCAATGGCCGGATTTCATGGCCGCCTTGAGCGCCCCGTCGATCGGCTCCTGGGCCTTCGAGAGAATGTCCCACACGAGGAAGAGCAGCACCCCGATTGCGACGGCGTTCAACAGATTTTGGAGCGTCTTCGTCCGCGGCCCCAGCCGGGCGACCGGCAGTCCCAAATAGATGGTAAACCCGGCCAAAGCCCCGAGCGCGGTCGTCTGCCAGATTGTCATCCTCGTTTACCCCCCCCAAAGCGAGCATGTTACGACGCGTATGCGTATGCTCGTGGCGTCGGCGCCGACGATCGCATGTGCGATATTGGCTTGCCGAGCAGATTCTAGAGTGCTATGGTCAGGAATAGCCGTCAAGAGCGGCACGAGCGATGCGACCGCCAGGCCTTGCAGCGCACGGCGCCGCGGGAATCGCCAACCTCTAGTCCTCGTAAAAAGGTGGCAACTTCAGGGTGGGAAGGTTTTCGACAAGCCAGGCGGTGGCCGCCTTCCGAGCGCAGGACCGCAACATCACGGCCCAACGGATGGCCGTGTTCCAGGCGCTCGAGCGGGCCGAGGGCCATCCCACGGCGGAAGGGCTTCACGGCCGCATCCGGCGTACCGTGCCGGGCCTCGCGCTGAAGACGGTCTATGCGATTCTGCACGAACTGGCGGAACTGCGTCTGGTCGCGCCTCTCCCTCTTCCCGGAGGGGCGACGCACTGGGAGCAGAACACAACTCCCCACGGCCACCTCGTCTGCGACGTCTGCCGGCGGGTGGTGGATCTGCCGGTGGATCCCACAGTGCTGATGCCTCTCGTCCGGCAGGCCGCCCGCGGCTTCGACGCGCGAGGCGCGTCGCTGATCGTGCACGGACGGTGTGAGCGGTGCGCAGCGACTTGACCGCCGCCCGCACGTCCCCCCTCACCCGCCGGGCGTTCCTACAACGGGCCGGGGCCGCCGCGGGCCTCGCCGCCCTCGGATCACCTGCGCTCCCACGATCACCGGCCGATGCCGCCCCGCCTTCGACCGCCCGCGACGCGACGTCGAAGCCGAGGCTCGTGGCCTTCATCGCGAACAGTCTCAGCGACACCGTGACGCTCGCGGATGGGCAGTCCCTGGAACCGTTCGGGACGCTGCGCGTGGGGCGCGAGCCGCACAAATTCCACCGGAGCCTCCAGGGCGGCTCCGTCTACAGCTGCAACACCACGAGCAACGAGATGATCGAGATCGACCTTCGTACGCTGCGGCCGGTCCGGCGCATCCCGATCCTCGACCCCTACAACATCACGTTCACGGCGGACGGCCGCCATCTCTACAAGGTGGCCTTCCGCTACACGTTCGTCGAGATCCATGACGCGCGTACGTTTCGCCGCGTCAAACGGATCGAGACGGGCCGCCGGCCGAGTCACTTCGCGCTGAGCGATGATCGTGGCTGGTACGTCAACGCGAACCAGTATTCGAACGTTGTGACCGTGATTGACACCCGCAGCATGACCCTGATCCACCGCCTCCCGGTCGATCCGCTGCCGGCGGGAGTGGCGCTGTCGCCGGATGCGCGGCATCTTTTCGTCGCGAGCGGCGGCGCCGGGACCGTCACCGTGTTCGCGACCGACGAGTGGAAACTCACAAAACGCGTTCACAGCGGCAAGGACGCGCACGAGATGATCATGACGCGCGACGGCCGCACGATCTACGTCACGAACCGGGCCGAAGATACAGTCAGCGCCTTCGACGTGCCGCATCAGCGGGTGGCGGCGAAGTTCCACGTTCCCGGGGGCCCCGATATGCCGACGCTGAGCCCCGACGAGTCGCGGTTGTGGGTGTCGGGACGGTACGGCGACACGGCCACGGTGATCGACACCCGCACCCTGCGCATCCTCAACACCTTTCCCACCGGGCGTTCTCCCCACGGAGTGTTCCTGACCCGCACGCCTGCGTAACGCGCACGGCGCCGTGATCCGGCAGCCGCCCTACCCGCAATCCAGCCAGGGCCCGATAACAGACCGCGCGCACGCCGCCTAGAGTGATACCCGTGGGAGTATAGCGGCGTGCGAGCGCACCCGCCAATCGGCCGCCCCCGCGGCGGCGAGGTGAGCGCGATGCAGATGCACGTGCAGGCGCAGTGGACGTCCGGAATGCGGTTTGAGGGCGCCAACGCAGACGGGCTCCGCGCTGTGATGGACGCCGATCCTCAGCACGGCGGCACCGCCGGCGGACCGTCGCCGATGGAGACGCTGATGCTGGCCCTGGCCGGCTGCACCGGCATGGACGTCATCCCGATTCTTCAGAAAATGCGCGCGCCCGTCGATCGGTTCACGATCGAGGTGACGGCGGATCGAGCCGGCACGCATCCCAAAGTGCTGACCGCGATCCATCTGCGGTATGTGGCCGCGGGACCCGGGCTCCGGGTCGACCAGGTGGAGAAAGCGGTCGCCCTCTCCCAAGACACATACTGCTCGGTGTCCGCGATGCTGCGTAAGGCCGCTCCGGTCACGTATGACACGACGGTCATTGACACCCACGCCGAGCAACCGAGCCTCGCCGCTCCGGCGCGATAGCGAACGACGGGTGGCCCGCATGCCCGCAACGTTGCGGCTGGACAAGGACGTCGAAACGGCGATCCAGACCCGGCTCCGGCGAATCGAAGGCCAAGTGGCCGGGCTGCAGCGGATGCTGGAAACCGGGCGGGATTGCGCCGAGATCGCGCAGCAAGTCGCGGCGGCCCGCGCCGCGCTCGATCGCGTGGCCATCGATCTGGTCGCGGCGGGCCTCGAACGTTGCCTCCGCATGGAGCTGAATGGGCAGCCGCAGGCCGCGGCGACCCTCAACAAACTGAAGAAGACCTTCTTGATGCTCAAATAAAGTCCGGCGCACGCCGTATGCCAAATCGAGCACCCGGCCGATAGGCCCGGCCCTCTCCGCCGGGTACGCTGGGCTGGGATTGACGGGAGGGGATGCACAATGGATACTCCGCTGACTGGGCCTGTGGTGCTCGTACCGACCGATCTATCGCAGGCGTCCGTCGGTGCCGCGACGTACGCCGCCGATCTTGCGCGCCGGCTGGGCGGCACGCTCGTGCTGCTGAGAGTGCTTCTGCCGCGCGAGGTCGAGGAGGGCCTGGATCAGGGCAAATTCGTCGACCAGCAAATGGACGAAGGCCGCGTGTACCTGCGCTGGTGGTTCACCACATTCGTGCCGGCGGAGGCGCGGCGGACGGTCCAGCTCCACGAATTCGTCGCCGTCGGCCATCCCGAGGATGAGATCCCCGCGGTCGCCGAGACGCTGAAGGCCGCCATGGTGGTCATGGCGACCCACGCCCGGGCCGGATTCCGGCGGGCCGTGCTCGGCAGCGTGGCCGAGGCCGTGGTGCGCCATTCGCCGTGCCCGGTCATGATGTTGCGCGGCGCCCCGCAGACCTGGGCCGTCGCGACGCCCCAGACGGCGCGCGACCGGCTGGCCGCGGCAAAAGCTTCGTAGCGGGAAAGGAGACCGTCGATGCGCGCGCGCGAGTTGATGAGCACCCCGGTTGTCACGGTGCACCCGGAGGCGTCGCTCAAAGAGCTGGCGGAACTGATGGTGGCGCACAGCATCAGCGGCGTACCCGTCGTCGACCGCGGCGGCGCGCTGCTGGGTGTCGTATCCGAGTCGGACGTGATGGAGAAGATCGAGGGGGCCATCGCGGACGAGGCCGAAGCCGGGCTCCCCCGCCTCCTGACGGTGCTGGCCAAGGCGCTGGACGGCTCGCCGAAGACCACCGCGAGGTCGGTGGCCGACTTGATGACGACGCGCGTGGTGAGCGCGGGTCCCGACGCGACCGTGCAGGAGCTCGTGCACCTGATGATTACCTACGACGTCAATCGGATTCCGATCGTCGAGGCGGGACGGCTCGAGGGCATCGTGACCCGCGCCGACATTCTGCGCACGCTGGTCCGGCCCGACGCGGCCATCGCAACCGACCTTCGCTGGCGGATCGCGCACGAGCTGTGGATCAATCCGGACGCGCTCGAAATCTCCTGCCGCGGCGGCGTGGTGACGCTGGCCGGAGTCGTGGACACGCACGCGGATGCCGAACTGGTCCGGCGGTGGGCCGCCAGGACGGAAGGCGTGGTCGGCGTCGATGACCGGGATCTTCGGTACGCGCTCGACGAGCGCCGGATTCCGGTTCGCACCGACAGCCTGCGCTGACGGGAAACCGGTTCGAGACCTGAGGTGCGATCAGGCGCCCGCCCGATGCGGGCGCCTGATCGCGTTGATAGGCTGGGCGGAAATACGCGAAGAGGCGGCTGCAGCCATGGTACAATCGGGCAAGCGAACCGACGACGAGGTGCCTCCTGTGCCGGCCCCGGCCCGCGGCAAGATCCGAGTGCTCTTGGCCGACGACCACGCGATCGTCCGCCAGGGCGTCAAGATGATCCTGAGCAACGAGCCGGACATCGATGTCGTCGGCGAGGCCGAGGACGGGCTCGAGGCCGTCGAGATGGCGAAGAAGCTCAAGCCCGACGTCGCGGTCCTCGACATCAGCATGCCGGGCATCAACGGGATCGAGGCGACGCGCCAGATCAAGGCCGCGCTGCCGAACGCACACACGCTCGCGCTCACGATGCACGACGACGACACCTACGTGTTCCAGCTCCTCAAGGCCGGCGGCTCCGGGTACGTGCTCAAGCGCGCCGCGGCGACCGATCTCGTGCAGGCCATTCACGCCGTGCGGCGCGGCGAGGCGTTCCTCTATCCCTCCGTCGCGAAGGCGGTCGTCGCGGACTACCTGAAGCGGCTGGAGAGCGGCGAAGGCCGCGAACACTACGACGGCCTGACGGAGCGGGAGCGGGAAATCCTCACCCTCGTCGCCGAAGGCGCCACCAACCAGGAAATCTCGCAGAAGCTGTTCATCAGCGTCAAGACCGTGCAGACACACCGCACCCACATCATGGAAAAGCTGAACCTGCACGACCGGACGATGCTCGTCCGGTACGCGATTCGCAAGGGGCTCATCGAAGCCTGACGCCGCCGTCGGTTCGCCGCCCGACCCTCGGTTCATGCGCCCGCCCGATGGGCCGCCCGCCGGTCGCATGCGATACTCTTCCTGAAGGGCACGTTCCCAGGGAGGGCGCCGATGCGGCACGTCACGGCCCGTGAGATCATGTCGAGTCCGGTGGTCACCGCGCGTCCGGAGATGCCGGTGCGGCAGATCGTCGAGTTGATGCTCCGGTCCCGGATCAGCGGCCTGCCGGTCGTGGACGACGATCAGCGGGTGCTCGGCGTCGTCACGGAAGCCGACCTGCTCGAGAAGGAAGACCGGCCGTCGCCGCAGCCCCCGCTTCTCTCGTGGCACAGCCGCTCGCTTCGGCTCGAGCGGATGCTGGGCCGGTACCGCAAGGCGACCGGTACGGTCGCGCGCGACGTCATGACCGAGAATATCATCACGGCCGCCGAAGAGGCGACCGTCCAGGAACTGGCGCACCTCATGCTGCGGCACCGCATCAACCGGATTCTCATTGTATCGAGGGGCCGGCTCGCCGGGATCGTGACGCGGGCGGATGTCTTGAAGGTCTTCCTGCGCAGCGATGACAGCATCGTGCAGACGATCCGCGAGACGCTTGCCCGTGAGCTCTACATCGATCCGGGCACCCTCGCCGT
This DNA window, taken from bacterium, encodes the following:
- a CDS encoding response regulator transcription factor, yielding MVQSGKRTDDEVPPVPAPARGKIRVLLADDHAIVRQGVKMILSNEPDIDVVGEAEDGLEAVEMAKKLKPDVAVLDISMPGINGIEATRQIKAALPNAHTLALTMHDDDTYVFQLLKAGGSGYVLKRAAATDLVQAIHAVRRGEAFLYPSVAKAVVADYLKRLESGEGREHYDGLTEREREILTLVAEGATNQEISQKLFISVKTVQTHRTHIMEKLNLHDRTMLVRYAIRKGLIEA
- a CDS encoding CBS domain-containing protein, producing MRHVTAREIMSSPVVTARPEMPVRQIVELMLRSRISGLPVVDDDQRVLGVVTEADLLEKEDRPSPQPPLLSWHSRSLRLERMLGRYRKATGTVARDVMTENIITAAEEATVQELAHLMLRHRINRILIVSRGRLAGIVTRADVLKVFLRSDDSIVQTIRETLARELYIDPGTLAVKCADGIVTVAGTVDRHSDWALVVKWIRAVDGVVAVRADDLAYRIDDLALGRVAF
- a CDS encoding universal stress protein is translated as MDTPLTGPVVLVPTDLSQASVGAATYAADLARRLGGTLVLLRVLLPREVEEGLDQGKFVDQQMDEGRVYLRWWFTTFVPAEARRTVQLHEFVAVGHPEDEIPAVAETLKAAMVVMATHARAGFRRAVLGSVAEAVVRHSPCPVMMLRGAPQTWAVATPQTARDRLAAAKAS
- a CDS encoding CBS domain-containing protein, translated to MRARELMSTPVVTVHPEASLKELAELMVAHSISGVPVVDRGGALLGVVSESDVMEKIEGAIADEAEAGLPRLLTVLAKALDGSPKTTARSVADLMTTRVVSAGPDATVQELVHLMITYDVNRIPIVEAGRLEGIVTRADILRTLVRPDAAIATDLRWRIAHELWINPDALEISCRGGVVTLAGVVDTHADAELVRRWAARTEGVVGVDDRDLRYALDERRIPVRTDSLR
- a CDS encoding OsmC family protein — translated: MRAHPPIGRPRGGEVSAMQMHVQAQWTSGMRFEGANADGLRAVMDADPQHGGTAGGPSPMETLMLALAGCTGMDVIPILQKMRAPVDRFTIEVTADRAGTHPKVLTAIHLRYVAAGPGLRVDQVEKAVALSQDTYCSVSAMLRKAAPVTYDTTVIDTHAEQPSLAAPAR
- a CDS encoding metal-sensing transcriptional repressor, which encodes MPATLRLDKDVETAIQTRLRRIEGQVAGLQRMLETGRDCAEIAQQVAAARAALDRVAIDLVAAGLERCLRMELNGQPQAAATLNKLKKTFLMLK
- a CDS encoding twin-arginine translocation signal domain-containing protein; protein product: MRSDLTAARTSPLTRRAFLQRAGAAAGLAALGSPALPRSPADAAPPSTARDATSKPRLVAFIANSLSDTVTLADGQSLEPFGTLRVGREPHKFHRSLQGGSVYSCNTTSNEMIEIDLRTLRPVRRIPILDPYNITFTADGRHLYKVAFRYTFVEIHDARTFRRVKRIETGRRPSHFALSDDRGWYVNANQYSNVVTVIDTRSMTLIHRLPVDPLPAGVALSPDARHLFVASGGAGTVTVFATDEWKLTKRVHSGKDAHEMIMTRDGRTIYVTNRAEDTVSAFDVPHQRVAAKFHVPGGPDMPTLSPDESRLWVSGRYGDTATVIDTRTLRILNTFPTGRSPHGVFLTRTPA
- a CDS encoding zinc permease; the encoded protein is MTIWQTTALGALAGFTIYLGLPVARLGPRTKTLQNLLNAVAIGVLLFLVWDILSKAQEPIDGALKAAMKSGHWSTFGSLVFMLVLGLVFGLVGLVTFAAAAHRRSSPGMPRAYQLTLLVATGLGLHNFSEGLAIGQAASTGAIGFAIVLIVGFGLHNVTEGFAVAAPVAAAG
- a CDS encoding transcriptional repressor, whose protein sequence is MAAFRAQDRNITAQRMAVFQALERAEGHPTAEGLHGRIRRTVPGLALKTVYAILHELAELRLVAPLPLPGGATHWEQNTTPHGHLVCDVCRRVVDLPVDPTVLMPLVRQAARGFDARGASLIVHGRCERCAAT